A DNA window from Siniperca chuatsi isolate FFG_IHB_CAS linkage group LG6, ASM2008510v1, whole genome shotgun sequence contains the following coding sequences:
- the LOC122878284 gene encoding flavin-containing monooxygenase 5-like, whose protein sequence is MVHRVAVIGAGPSGLTSMKACLDEGMVPTCFESSDDMGGLWKFKEVSEPNRASIYRSLTINISKEMMCYSDFPIPADYPNYMHHSKILTYFRMYAEHFKLLQYIRFQTSVKSVRQRPDFSRTGQWEVVTENRDGQEERHVFDAVICCSGHYTYPNLPLKDFPGFETFEGKHFHSWDYKGPEDMYGKRVVVIGIGNSGGDIAVESSRVAEQVYLSTRRGAWVIRQVSDNGLPVDMKYNTRFVHILFQLLPINILNWLGEKKLNAMYDHTMYALKPTHRLFSQIPVINDDLPLKILSGSVIIKPNVKEIRGSTVVFDDGSIVEKVDTIVFATGYSYDFPYLPSNAVYKSGHRVGLYKHVFPPNMEHPTLAVVGFIHALGAIMPQAEMQARWVTRVFKGYKKLPSNHAMKKAVEKDTKDIDKNYIVSKLTPLQVDFVSYMDDIAGEIGVRPSLLRLFFTDYPLFKRILWGPVTAYQYRLMGPGKWEGARRAIFTQFDRMYQPLKTRQLKEQEASIIGRLIKLSLTVMAGGAAVYYIHVRNPTTIPTMLSKLRPQTV, encoded by the exons ATGGTGCACAGAGTAGCAGTGATCGGGGCAGGGCCTTCTGGTCTGACCAGCATGAAGGCTTGTCTGGATGAGGGCATGGTGCCAACCTGCTTTGAAAGCAGTGATGACATGGGCGGACTGTGGAAGTTCAAG GAAGTGTCAGAGCCAAACAGGGCCAGTATCTACCGATCCCTAACCATCAACATCTCCAAGGAGATGAtgtgctacagtgacttccccATCCCTGCTGATTACCCCAACTACATGCATCACTCTAAAATCCTGACATACTTCAGGATGTATGCAGAACACTTCAAACTGCTGCAATACATTCGCTTCCAG acCTCGGTGAAGAGTGTCAGACAGAGGCCAGACTTTTCTCGTACTGGTCAGTGGGAAGTGGTGACTGAGAATAGAgatggacaggaggagaggCATGTCTTTGATGCAGTTATCTGCTGCTCCGGTCACTACACCTACCCTAACCTGCCGCTCAAAGACTTCCCCG GATTTGAGACATTTGAAGGAAAACATTTCCACAGCTGGGACTACAAGGGGCCTGAAGACATGTACGGGAAGAGAGTGGTGGTCATCGGCATCGGTAACTCAGGAGGAGACATCGCTGTGGAGAGCAGCAGAGTTGCAGAGCAG GTGTACCTGAGCACTCGTCGCGGTGCCTGGGTCATCCGGCAGGTTTCTGACAACGGCCTGCCAGTGGACATGAAGTACAACACGCGCTTTGTCCACATCTTGTTCCAGCTGTTGCCAATCAACATCCTCAACTGGCTTGGCGAGAAGAAACTCAACGCCATGTATGACCACACCATGTATGCCCTCAAACCCACACACAG GCTCTTCAGTCAGATCCCAGTGATCAATGATGACCTGCCTTTAAAGATTCTGTCTGGGTCGGTCATTATCAAACCAAATGTGAAGGAGATCCGTGGCTCCACCGTGGTGTTTGATGATGGCAGCATTGTGGAAAAG GTGGATACGATTGTGTTCGCCACAGGTTACAGCTATGATTTTCCTTATTTGCCAAGCAATGCTGTGTACAAGTCTGGGCACCGTGTGGGTCTGTACAAGCATGTTTTTCCTCCCAACATGGAGCATCCCACTCTGGCTGTTGTGGGTTTCATCCATGCCCTTGGAGCCATCATGCCCCAGGCTGAAATGCAGGCCCGTTGGGTCACACGTGTCTTCAAAG GATATAAAAAGCTGCCCTCAAACCACGCCATGAAAAAGGCTGTTGAGAAAGACACCAAGGATATTGACAAAAA TTACATTGTGTCAAAGTTGACACCCCTGCAGGTGGACTTTGTTTCCTACATGGATGACATAGCAGGAGAGATTGGAGTCCGGCCAAGTCTCCTCCGGCTCTTCTTCACAGACTATCCATTGTTTAAGAGGATTCTGTGGGGACCTGTCACAGCCTACCAGTACCGCTTGATGGGACCAGGGAAATGGGAGGGAGCTCGCAGGGCAATCTTCACCCAGTTTGACCGCATGTACCAGCCCCTAAAAACCAGACAG CTGAAGGAGCAAGAGGCCTCCATCATTGGTCGCCTGATTAAGCTGAGCCTAACCGTCATGGCCGGAGGAGCTGCCGTCTACTACATCCATGTGCGCAACCCAACCACCATCCCCACCATGCTGTCCAAGCTCCGTCCACAAACAGTCTAA
- the LOC122878286 gene encoding flavin-containing monooxygenase 5-like, which yields MVHRVAVIGAGPCGLTSMKACLDEGMVPTCFESSDDMGGLWKFKEVSEPNRASIYRSLTINIWKEMMCYSDFPIPADYPNYMHHSKILTYFRMYAEHFKLLQYIRFQTSVKSVRQRPDFSRTGQWEVVTERRDGQEERHVFDAIICCSGHFNYPNLPLKDFPGFETFEGKHFHSWDYKGPEDMYGKRVVVIGIGNSGGDIAVEGSRVAEQVYLSTRSGAWVIRQVSDNGLPVDRFNTRFVHILFKLLPMRFLNWLGEKKLNSMYDHTMYGLKPKHRLFSQIPVINDDLPFKILSGSVIVKPNIKEIRGSTVVFDDGSIAENVDTIVFATGYNYDFPYLPSEAMYKSGHRVGLYKHVFPPNLEHPTLAIVGFIHSDGAIMPQAEMQARWVTRVFKGYKKLPSNKAMIKAVEKDTKEIDKNYVVSKLTPLQVDFVAYMDDLAGDIGVRPSLFWLFFTDYPLFKRILWGPVTAYQYRLMGPGKWEGARRAIFTQFDRMYQPLKTRQLDAQQVSIIGRLIKLSLTVMAGGAAIYYVHVRNPTTILTLLSKLRPQTV from the exons ATGGTGCACAGAGTAGCAGTGATCGGGGCAGGGCCCTGTGGTCTGACCAGCATGAAGGCTTGTCTGGATGAGGGCATGGTGCCAACCTGCTTTGAAAGCAGCGATGACATGGGCGGACTGTGGAAGTTCAAG GAAGTGTCAGAGCCAAACAGGGCCAGTATCTACCGATCCCTAACCATCAACATCTGGAAGGAGATGAtgtgctacagtgacttccccATCCCTGCTGATTACCCCAACTACATGCATCACTCTAAAATCCTGACATACTTCAGGATGTATGCAGAACACTTCAAACTGCTGCAATACATTCGCTTCCAG acCTCGGTGAAGAGTGTCAGACAGAGGCCAGACTTTTCTCGTACTGGTCAGTGGGAAGTGGTGACTGAGAGAAGAgatggacaggaggagaggCATGTCTTTGATGCAATAATCTGCTGCTCTGGTCACTTCAATTACCCCAACCTGCCACTCAAAGACTTCCCCG GATTTGAGACATTTGAAGGAAAACACTTCCACAGCTGGGACTACAAGGGGCCTGAAGACATGTACGGGAAGAGAGTGGTGGTCATCGGCATCGGTAACTCAGGAGGTGACATCGCTGTGGAGGGCAGCAGAGTTGCAGAGCAG GTGTACCTGAGCACTCGTAGCGGTGCCTGGGTCATTCGTCAGGTTTCTGACAACGGCCTGCCAGTGGACAGGTTCAACACACGCTTTGTTCACATCCTGTTCAAACTGCTGCCAATGCGTTTTCTCAACTGGCTTGGTGAGAAAAAACTTAACTCCATGTATGATCACACCATGTATGGCCTCAAACCCAAACACAG GCTCTTCAGTCAGATCCCAGTGATCAATGATGACCTGCCTTTCAAGATTCTGTCTGGGTCGGTCATTGTCAAACCAAACATCAAGGAGATCCGTGGATCTACAGTGGTGTTTGATGATGGCAGCATTGCTGAAAAT GTGGATACAATTGTGTTCGCCACAGGATACAACTATGATTTTCCTTACTTGCCGAGTGAAGCTATGTACAAGTCTGGGCATCGTGTGGGTCTGTACAAACACGTTTTTCCTCCCAACTTGGAGCATCCCACTCTGGCTATTGTGGGTTTTATCCATTCTGATGGTGCCATTATGCCTCAGGCTGAAATGCAGGCCCGCTGGGTCACACGTGTCTTCAAAG GATATAAAAAGCTGCCGTCAAACAAGGCCATGATAAAGGCTGTTGAAAAAGACACCAAGGAGATTGACAAAAA CTATGTTGTGTCAAAGTTGACACCCCTGCAGGTGGACTTTGTTGCCTACATGGACGACTTAGCTGGGGATATTGGAGTCCGGCCAAGTCTCTTCTGGCTCTTCTTCACAGACTATCCATTGTTTAAGAGGATTCTGTGGGGACCTGTCACAGCCTACCAGTACCGCTTGATGGGACCAGGGAAATGGGAGGGAGCCCGCAGGGCAATCTTCACCCAGTTTGACCGCATGTACCAGCCCCTAAAAACCAGACAG CTGGATGCACAACAGGTTTCGATTATTGGTCGTCTGATTAAGCTGAGCTTAACCGTCATGGCTGGAGGAGCTGCCATCTACTACGTCCATGTTCGCAACCCAACCACCATCCTCACCCTGCTGTCCAAGCTCCGTCCACAAACAGTCTAA
- the LOC122878285 gene encoding flavin-containing monooxygenase 5-like isoform X2 yields the protein MVQRVAVVGAGSSGLACIKICVDEGLEPVCFESSDDIGGLWRFKESPEPERTSIYRSLVVNTSKEMMCFSDFPMPADYPNYMHNSQLLQYFRLYAEHFDLLRYIIFQTTVRSVTQRPDFALSGQWDIVTINSDGEEERHVFDAVLVCSGHYTNPVIPLSDFPGYETFSGRCFHSWEYKDADAYRGKRVVVVGFGNSGGDIAVEISRSAEKTFLSTRQGAWVIGRMSSNGLPIDMTAITRLNNLLTLLLPKTLVNWAAERAVNQKCDHRLYGLKPIHRLLDKRTLINDDLPGRILQGALVMKPNLKGFKDSGVVFEDGTVAEDIDAVVFCTGYNGNFPFLPSALSMGPHGELTLYKRLFPPSLLQPTLAIMGLFQAKGPIMPIVEMQTRWAVKVFSGFSRLPSKEKMLQVIESERKKNMKSYRCPRQAALQVDYIPYLDFMAEETSNHR from the exons ATGGTTCAGCGTGTGGCAGTGGTTGGAGCAGGCAGTTCTGGTCTGGCCTGTATCAAGATCTGTGTTGATGAGGGTCTGGAACCTGTCTGCTTTGAAAGCAGTGATGACATTGGCGGCCTGTGGAGATTTAAG GAGTCACCTGAGCCAGAGCGAACTAGCATCTATCGCTCCTTGGTGGTCAACACCTCCAAAGAGATGATGTGTTTTAGCGATTTTCCCATGCCTGCGGACTATCCAAACTATATGCACAACTCCCAGCTGCTGCAGTACTTCAGGCTCTATGCTGAGCACTTTGACCTGCTCAGATACATTATTTTCCAG ACCACGGTAAGGAGTGTTACACAAAGGCCAGATTTTGCTCTGTCCGGTCAGTGGGACATAGTGACCATTAACagtgatggagaggaagagaggcacGTTTTTGATGCAGTTCTGGTGTGTTCCGGCCACTACACCAATCCAGTCATACCCCTGTCAGACTTTCCTG GATATGAAACGTTTTCTGGCAGATGTTTTCACAGCTGGGAGTATAAAGATGCAGATGCCTACAGAGGAAagagggtggtggtggttggcTTTGGCAATTCTGGAGGAGATATTGCAGTGGAGATTAGTAGATCTGCAGAGAAG ACATTTCTCAGCACCCGCCAGGGGGCCTGGGTGATCGGCAGGATGTCCAGTAATGGTCTTCCCATTGACATGACAGCTATCACCAGGCTGAACAACCTCCTCACACTGCTTCTTCCCAAGACTCTGGTCAACtgggcagcagagagagcagtgAACCAAAAATGTGACCACAGACTGTATGGCCTGAAGCCCATACACAG ACTTTTGGACAAAAGGACTTTGATCAACGACGACCTTCCTGGTCGAATCCTTCAGGGAGCACTAGTAATGAAACCCAATCTGAAAGGCTTCAAGGACTCTGGAGTTGTATTTGAAGATGGCACTGTGGCGGAGGACATTGATGCTGTGGTCTTCTGTACAGGTTATAATGGAAACTTCCCCTTCCTGCCTTCAGCTCTATCTATGGGACCTCACGGAGAGTTGACATTGTACAA GAGACTGTTTCCTCCTTCTCTATTACAACCCACACTGGCCATCATGGGTCTTTTCCAGGCAAAAGGACCAATCATGCCCATTGTGGAAATGCAGACGCGGTGGGCTGTTAAGGTCTTTTCTG GTTTTAGCCGTCTTCCATCTAAGGAGAAAATGCTGCAAGTCATTGAGtctgagaggaagaaaaacatgaaaag cTATCGCTGCCCACGACAGGCTGCTCTCCAGGTAGATTACATCCCTTACCTGGATTTCATGGCTGAGGAG ACTTCCAATCATAGGTAG
- the LOC122878285 gene encoding dimethylaniline monooxygenase [N-oxide-forming] 2-like isoform X1, with protein sequence MVQRVAVVGAGSSGLACIKICVDEGLEPVCFESSDDIGGLWRFKESPEPERTSIYRSLVVNTSKEMMCFSDFPMPADYPNYMHNSQLLQYFRLYAEHFDLLRYIIFQTTVRSVTQRPDFALSGQWDIVTINSDGEEERHVFDAVLVCSGHYTNPVIPLSDFPGYETFSGRCFHSWEYKDADAYRGKRVVVVGFGNSGGDIAVEISRSAEKTFLSTRQGAWVIGRMSSNGLPIDMTAITRLNNLLTLLLPKTLVNWAAERAVNQKCDHRLYGLKPIHRLLDKRTLINDDLPGRILQGALVMKPNLKGFKDSGVVFEDGTVAEDIDAVVFCTGYNGNFPFLPSALSMGPHGELTLYKRLFPPSLLQPTLAIMGLFQAKGPIMPIVEMQTRWAVKVFSGFSRLPSKEKMLQVIESERKKNMKSYRCPRQAALQVDYIPYLDFMAEEVGVRPNFLRLLLRDPVLWVKVFFGPCTPYQYRLTGPGQWAGARQAILTQWERVAQPFRTRAVPEPESRPSVLFSPWLLIYGGTVIIAVLLSKNEIVPVLQGAAQILGRCKILIRDYLVTG encoded by the exons ATGGTTCAGCGTGTGGCAGTGGTTGGAGCAGGCAGTTCTGGTCTGGCCTGTATCAAGATCTGTGTTGATGAGGGTCTGGAACCTGTCTGCTTTGAAAGCAGTGATGACATTGGCGGCCTGTGGAGATTTAAG GAGTCACCTGAGCCAGAGCGAACTAGCATCTATCGCTCCTTGGTGGTCAACACCTCCAAAGAGATGATGTGTTTTAGCGATTTTCCCATGCCTGCGGACTATCCAAACTATATGCACAACTCCCAGCTGCTGCAGTACTTCAGGCTCTATGCTGAGCACTTTGACCTGCTCAGATACATTATTTTCCAG ACCACGGTAAGGAGTGTTACACAAAGGCCAGATTTTGCTCTGTCCGGTCAGTGGGACATAGTGACCATTAACagtgatggagaggaagagaggcacGTTTTTGATGCAGTTCTGGTGTGTTCCGGCCACTACACCAATCCAGTCATACCCCTGTCAGACTTTCCTG GATATGAAACGTTTTCTGGCAGATGTTTTCACAGCTGGGAGTATAAAGATGCAGATGCCTACAGAGGAAagagggtggtggtggttggcTTTGGCAATTCTGGAGGAGATATTGCAGTGGAGATTAGTAGATCTGCAGAGAAG ACATTTCTCAGCACCCGCCAGGGGGCCTGGGTGATCGGCAGGATGTCCAGTAATGGTCTTCCCATTGACATGACAGCTATCACCAGGCTGAACAACCTCCTCACACTGCTTCTTCCCAAGACTCTGGTCAACtgggcagcagagagagcagtgAACCAAAAATGTGACCACAGACTGTATGGCCTGAAGCCCATACACAG ACTTTTGGACAAAAGGACTTTGATCAACGACGACCTTCCTGGTCGAATCCTTCAGGGAGCACTAGTAATGAAACCCAATCTGAAAGGCTTCAAGGACTCTGGAGTTGTATTTGAAGATGGCACTGTGGCGGAGGACATTGATGCTGTGGTCTTCTGTACAGGTTATAATGGAAACTTCCCCTTCCTGCCTTCAGCTCTATCTATGGGACCTCACGGAGAGTTGACATTGTACAA GAGACTGTTTCCTCCTTCTCTATTACAACCCACACTGGCCATCATGGGTCTTTTCCAGGCAAAAGGACCAATCATGCCCATTGTGGAAATGCAGACGCGGTGGGCTGTTAAGGTCTTTTCTG GTTTTAGCCGTCTTCCATCTAAGGAGAAAATGCTGCAAGTCATTGAGtctgagaggaagaaaaacatgaaaag cTATCGCTGCCCACGACAGGCTGCTCTCCAGGTAGATTACATCCCTTACCTGGATTTCATGGCTGAGGAG GTAGGTGTTCGACCAAACTTCCTGAGACTACTCCTGAGAGACCCTGTGCTCTGGGTGAAGGTCTTCTTTGGTCCCTGCACTCCATATCAGTATCGTCTCACTGGGCCAGGACAGTGGGCCGGAGCCCGTCAGGCTATCCTCACTCAGTGGGAGCGGGTGGCTCAGCCTTTCAGAACCAGAGCAGTACCAGAACCAGAGAGCAGGCCGTCTGTCCTGTTTTCTCCCTGGCTTCTCATATATGGAGGAACTGTGATAATTGCTGTGCTTCTGTCTAAAAATGAAATTGTTCCAGTCCTGCAGGGTGCAGCTCAGATTCTGGGCAGGTGCAAGATTTTAATTAGGGACTACTTGGTCACTGGTTAA